In Haloarchaeobius salinus, the sequence CGAGACCCAGGGGCTCGTCGCGCTGGAGGCCAACGCCTGCGGGACGCCCGTCGTCGGCGTCGACGCCGGCGCGCTCGCGGAGACGGTCGACGATGGCGTCACCGGCTTCCACTTCGACCGCGGGGACATCGACGGCTTCCGACGGGGTATCCGGCGGGCGCTCGACGAGCGCGAGCGGCTCTCGGAGAACTGCCTCGACCGGCGCGACGAGGTCAGCATCGACCACGCCATCGAGCGCCTCGAATCGCTCTACGAGGACGTGTCGTAAATCTCCGGCGCGAACGTCAACCGCTTCCTGAGACCGTCGGACACCACCAGCATGGCACCCAGTCCGGACAGTGCCACGGCGACCAGCCCCGCCCTGTGGACCGCCGGATCGGCGGTCGTAAACTGGAGCAGCGTCCCGAGGAAGAGCACGGGGGCGAACGACAGTGTCGCCTTCGTGTGCGTGTCTGGGAGTTCCCTCGCCAGCACGTACAGTGCGACTGCCGAGAGTGACATCTGTATCGGCACACTCAGTGGTCCAGCCTGTAAAAAGTGTCGGCTGCGGTCCGACTGAATCTCGGAGCGCCTCAACACCGCTCGCGTCCGCTCGTCGCGTCTCGGCTCAGTCGTCCTCGAGGGCGTCGGCGATTCGCTTGAGCGCGCGGGTCTGGTCGCGCATCTCGTCCCGGAGCTGGCGCACCTCGCGGACGAGCTCCTCGTTGTCCGAGCCACCTTCGTCTCGGCCGCCGGGACCCATGCCGCCGCCCGGGCCGCCGCCCATCATGCCACCCATCATCTGCGCGAACGGGTTGCCGCCGCCACCCATGCCGCCGGGACCGCCGGGGCCGCCGGGGCCACCGGGGCCGCCACCGCCGCCCATCATCTCCTCCATGCGCTCGCGTCGGTCCTCGTCGGACTCCTCCTCGCGTCGCTCGCGGATCTCCTCGACCCGCTCGCGGAAGGACTTCTGCTCGTCGTCGCCGTTCTGGGCGTCCTCGCCTGTCTCCTCGTCTTCTGCCATACGCTTGGCTTCAGCCTCCGGCCCGAAAAGGGTTTTTCTCGCGGGGAACCACGTCGCCCCCACGCCACCCGGCTACGAGAACGAACCGAGGCTCGACTGGAGCCGGCGGTCGGTCGCCTCACGCGAGACGCCGTGGCCGACGAGCGCCCGCAGGTCGACCGCGTACGTCGTCCCACCCCGCTCGAGGACGAGGACCCGACCCTGCACCCCGCGCACCGTCCCCGAGAGCAGCGTCTCGGGTACCGGTCGTGCGTCGAGGTCGAGCCCGTAGTCGAACGAGAACGTCTCGAGGACGTCGAACTCCGTCAGGAGGTCGGTCCAGGCGTCTTCGTCGACGCTCCCGCCGAGCCCCGCTATCTTCGTCGGCACGCGCACGCGGTCGGGGATCTCCTCCGCGTACTCCGCCTCCAGCTGCCGGGCGATGCGGCCGTCCGAGACGGTGTGGACGTGTGCCGCCCGGTCGGCCCCCTGCTCGCGGAGCCGGGTCTCCAGGCGGCGGGATTTCGTCACCCCGACCTTGAACACGTCCGGGGCGAACGCCGCCAGGTACACCGCGTGCTCCTCGCGACAGTTCGCGAGTGGCAGGTCGCAGTCGCCGGTGCACCGGGCACACGGCCACCGGCTCGTGTGCCGGTCGCAGTACGGTGCCCCGGGCCGGTCGCAGGCGTAGTGGTCGTCGCCGTCGACGGCACCGGCACACCAGCGGTCGCCCAGCGAGAACGACAGCGTCGTCCCGGGGGTCAGCACCTCGCGTTCGACCGTCCCGTCGCTCGCCAGCACCAGCGCGGGCGCGCGCTCCGCGGTCTCGGTTCGGTAGCCGACGATCTGCACGCATCCGTGTAACGACGTTCCGGCTAAAGCCGTGTCGTTCGTCGGCTGCATAATCCAAAGTGGATTATACTGTATCCGGATTATCGTAACGGCTTTGTCGCTACCGCGGGCAGTACCGCCCGTGAACGACGAGTCAGTGGAACGGACGGATGGGGACCCGTCGCTGGCGGGGCGGGTCGCGGACGGCATCGTCTCGCACAGCAAACTGGTGATACTGGTCCTGCTCGTGGCGACTGCCGTCGTCGGC encodes:
- a CDS encoding DUF2797 domain-containing protein, coding for MQIVGYRTETAERAPALVLASDGTVEREVLTPGTTLSFSLGDRWCAGAVDGDDHYACDRPGAPYCDRHTSRWPCARCTGDCDLPLANCREEHAVYLAAFAPDVFKVGVTKSRRLETRLREQGADRAAHVHTVSDGRIARQLEAEYAEEIPDRVRVPTKIAGLGGSVDEDAWTDLLTEFDVLETFSFDYGLDLDARPVPETLLSGTVRGVQGRVLVLERGGTTYAVDLRALVGHGVSREATDRRLQSSLGSFS